The genomic window CGATAAGTTCTTCAATGTCTAAATCGTCTATTAATGAATCTACCTGCCGGTGCACACGTCCAAAGCGAAAGAAATCTTGTCCGTCTTGACAAATCATTAACCGGTAAGATTTTAGTGGTGTATAATTTGCTGGTAGATAGACAGATAATGAAATGGTGCACTGTAATTGTTCACTTTCAATCGTTGCTTCTGTTATACTGCCTTCGATGTTCGCCATGAATAACTTCCTTTCTAAGGTCTTCTCATACATTAGTTTACCATATTTTTGTGAAAGTGAGGGAGTCTCCGTTTTTTTGACAGTTCTATGATAAAATGAATGATTAAGGATAAACTATTTTTACCAATATCCATCATGAATGGTTAATGGAGGAGTCCGTATGAAATCTAAAAGACCTCATTGGATTTATTATCGAGAGGTATTTCGATCAAAATTTCAAGCAAAGTGTATTCAAGCGAAATTGGAAGACAATTGGGAAAATGGCTATGAAATAGGGCCACTTGTGGAAGTGAAGCGTTTAAAAACGAATAAATATATTGTGCGTTATACGTACGATGAAGTGATGTGACTATAGAAAGTGAGGGAAAGAGAATGGGTGAGAGTCGACTAAGAATGTTGCGCATTCAAAAAGGCTTTAGCTTAGAAGAAGTGTCCAAACAAGTAGGAATCTCTGCCGGATACTTATCGCAAATTGAATCAGGCAAAAGGCAAGTCAATGCA from Shouchella hunanensis includes these protein-coding regions:
- a CDS encoding helix-turn-helix domain-containing protein → MGESRLRMLRIQKGFSLEEVSKQVGISAGYLSQIESGKRQVNALISEKIAQFFNVSLDDLFEATRYKAVWDH